The following coding sequences lie in one Labrus bergylta chromosome 13, fLabBer1.1, whole genome shotgun sequence genomic window:
- the gpr18 gene encoding N-arachidonyl glycine receptor isoform X1, producing MKGGLYTVLSLTTLSITLPFEKAFTSLFWLSAQINRHTASQSLSRCLGDFFVLFLEFKPTAFGQLTDNLQHNVQDFRMNLDPNCSNMSVDSGAVKLEQGPVEYRMAGLVFYCFIFVIGVIVNLVALWVFSLTTKKRNSVTVYMINVAVVDLTFILLLPFRMVYHQQDYWYFGDLFCRITAALTIFYPCMALWLFALISTDRYMAIVQPKHAKELRNVPKAVVGSLGVWLMTLGSTVPLLFSGEDPDRASNFTTCIKMQDIIYMRQDNLVNFVRLIFFFLVPICIMIGCYIVIVDNLIHGRTSKLKPKVKQKSIRIIITLIIQVLVCFVPFHVCLVVRLLGDDEDGGFSTWAVFTTFLMNLSTVLDIILYYIVSKQFQDRVISVILYRNYLRSVRRKSRHTHTGSIRSMSNLTSAMI from the exons atgaagGGGGGGCTTTACACTGTGCTCAGTCTCACCACGCTTTCCATCACATTACCCTTTGAGAAAGCGTTCACTTCCCTGTTTTGGCTGAGTGCTCAGATAAACCGCCACACTGCTTCACAAAGCTTGTCGAGATGTTTGGGTGATTTCTTTG ttctttTCCTAGAATTTAAACCTACAGCATTTGGACAACTTACGGACAATCTTCAACATAATGTTCAAGA TTTCAGGATGAACCTGGATCCAAACTGCTCCAACATGTCGGTGGATTCTGGTGCTGTGAAGCTGGAGCAGGGACCCGTGGAGTACCGCATGGCAGGCCTGGTCTTCTACTGCTTCATCTTCGTCATCGGCGTGATCGTCAACCTCGTTGCTTTGTGGGTGTTTTCTCTCACCACCAAGAAGAGGAACTCCGTCACCGTCTACATGATAAACGTGGCAGTGGTGGACCTGACCTTCATCCTGCTGCTTCCCTTCAGGATGGTCTACCACCAACAGGACTACTGGTACTTTGGAGACCTGTTCTGCAGGATCACGGCGGCGCTGACCATCTTCTACCCCTGCATGGCTCTGTGGCTGTTTGCGCTCATCAGCACTGACCGCTACATGGCCATCGTGCAGCCAAAGCACGCCAAAGAGCTGAGGAACGTCCCCAAAGCCGTGGTGGGGAGTTTAGGAGTGTGGCTTATGACTCTTGGCAGCACCGTGCCTCTGCTTTTCTCAGGAGAAGACCCCGACCGCGCCTCAAACTTCACCACCTGCATCAAAATGCAAGACATCATTTACATGCGCCAAGACAACCTCGTCAACTTCGTGCGtttgatctttttcttcttgGTCCCCATTTGCATCATGATTGGCTGCTACATAGTCATCGTGGACAATCTGATCCATGGCAGAACCTCTAAACTCAAGCCTAAAGTGAAGCAGAAGTCTATCCGCATCATCATCACGTTGATCATCCAGGTGTTGGTGTGCTTTGTGCCGTTCCACGTGTGTCTGGTTGTGCGTTTGCTGGGAGATGACGAAGATGGCGGGTTCAGCACATGGGCGGTCTTCACCACTTTCCTTATGAACCTGAGCACCGTGTTGGACATCATTCTGTACTACATAGTCTCCAAACAGTTCCAGGACAGAGTGATTAGCGTGATTCTGTACAGGAACTATCTGCGGAGCGTGAGGCGGAAGagcagacacacgcacacaggcaGCATCCGATCGATGAGCAACCTGACCAGCGCGATGATATGA
- the gpr18 gene encoding N-arachidonyl glycine receptor isoform X3: MNLDPNCSNMSVDSGAVKLEQGPVEYRMAGLVFYCFIFVIGVIVNLVALWVFSLTTKKRNSVTVYMINVAVVDLTFILLLPFRMVYHQQDYWYFGDLFCRITAALTIFYPCMALWLFALISTDRYMAIVQPKHAKELRNVPKAVVGSLGVWLMTLGSTVPLLFSGEDPDRASNFTTCIKMQDIIYMRQDNLVNFVRLIFFFLVPICIMIGCYIVIVDNLIHGRTSKLKPKVKQKSIRIIITLIIQVLVCFVPFHVCLVVRLLGDDEDGGFSTWAVFTTFLMNLSTVLDIILYYIVSKQFQDRVISVILYRNYLRSVRRKSRHTHTGSIRSMSNLTSAMI, from the coding sequence ATGAACCTGGATCCAAACTGCTCCAACATGTCGGTGGATTCTGGTGCTGTGAAGCTGGAGCAGGGACCCGTGGAGTACCGCATGGCAGGCCTGGTCTTCTACTGCTTCATCTTCGTCATCGGCGTGATCGTCAACCTCGTTGCTTTGTGGGTGTTTTCTCTCACCACCAAGAAGAGGAACTCCGTCACCGTCTACATGATAAACGTGGCAGTGGTGGACCTGACCTTCATCCTGCTGCTTCCCTTCAGGATGGTCTACCACCAACAGGACTACTGGTACTTTGGAGACCTGTTCTGCAGGATCACGGCGGCGCTGACCATCTTCTACCCCTGCATGGCTCTGTGGCTGTTTGCGCTCATCAGCACTGACCGCTACATGGCCATCGTGCAGCCAAAGCACGCCAAAGAGCTGAGGAACGTCCCCAAAGCCGTGGTGGGGAGTTTAGGAGTGTGGCTTATGACTCTTGGCAGCACCGTGCCTCTGCTTTTCTCAGGAGAAGACCCCGACCGCGCCTCAAACTTCACCACCTGCATCAAAATGCAAGACATCATTTACATGCGCCAAGACAACCTCGTCAACTTCGTGCGtttgatctttttcttcttgGTCCCCATTTGCATCATGATTGGCTGCTACATAGTCATCGTGGACAATCTGATCCATGGCAGAACCTCTAAACTCAAGCCTAAAGTGAAGCAGAAGTCTATCCGCATCATCATCACGTTGATCATCCAGGTGTTGGTGTGCTTTGTGCCGTTCCACGTGTGTCTGGTTGTGCGTTTGCTGGGAGATGACGAAGATGGCGGGTTCAGCACATGGGCGGTCTTCACCACTTTCCTTATGAACCTGAGCACCGTGTTGGACATCATTCTGTACTACATAGTCTCCAAACAGTTCCAGGACAGAGTGATTAGCGTGATTCTGTACAGGAACTATCTGCGGAGCGTGAGGCGGAAGagcagacacacgcacacaggcaGCATCCGATCGATGAGCAACCTGACCAGCGCGATGATATGA
- the gpr18 gene encoding N-arachidonyl glycine receptor isoform X2, whose product MKGGLYTVLSLTTLSITLPFEKAFTSLFWLSAQINRHTASQSLSRCLGDFFEFKPTAFGQLTDNLQHNVQDFRMNLDPNCSNMSVDSGAVKLEQGPVEYRMAGLVFYCFIFVIGVIVNLVALWVFSLTTKKRNSVTVYMINVAVVDLTFILLLPFRMVYHQQDYWYFGDLFCRITAALTIFYPCMALWLFALISTDRYMAIVQPKHAKELRNVPKAVVGSLGVWLMTLGSTVPLLFSGEDPDRASNFTTCIKMQDIIYMRQDNLVNFVRLIFFFLVPICIMIGCYIVIVDNLIHGRTSKLKPKVKQKSIRIIITLIIQVLVCFVPFHVCLVVRLLGDDEDGGFSTWAVFTTFLMNLSTVLDIILYYIVSKQFQDRVISVILYRNYLRSVRRKSRHTHTGSIRSMSNLTSAMI is encoded by the exons atgaagGGGGGGCTTTACACTGTGCTCAGTCTCACCACGCTTTCCATCACATTACCCTTTGAGAAAGCGTTCACTTCCCTGTTTTGGCTGAGTGCTCAGATAAACCGCCACACTGCTTCACAAAGCTTGTCGAGATGTTTGGGTGATTTCTTTG AATTTAAACCTACAGCATTTGGACAACTTACGGACAATCTTCAACATAATGTTCAAGA TTTCAGGATGAACCTGGATCCAAACTGCTCCAACATGTCGGTGGATTCTGGTGCTGTGAAGCTGGAGCAGGGACCCGTGGAGTACCGCATGGCAGGCCTGGTCTTCTACTGCTTCATCTTCGTCATCGGCGTGATCGTCAACCTCGTTGCTTTGTGGGTGTTTTCTCTCACCACCAAGAAGAGGAACTCCGTCACCGTCTACATGATAAACGTGGCAGTGGTGGACCTGACCTTCATCCTGCTGCTTCCCTTCAGGATGGTCTACCACCAACAGGACTACTGGTACTTTGGAGACCTGTTCTGCAGGATCACGGCGGCGCTGACCATCTTCTACCCCTGCATGGCTCTGTGGCTGTTTGCGCTCATCAGCACTGACCGCTACATGGCCATCGTGCAGCCAAAGCACGCCAAAGAGCTGAGGAACGTCCCCAAAGCCGTGGTGGGGAGTTTAGGAGTGTGGCTTATGACTCTTGGCAGCACCGTGCCTCTGCTTTTCTCAGGAGAAGACCCCGACCGCGCCTCAAACTTCACCACCTGCATCAAAATGCAAGACATCATTTACATGCGCCAAGACAACCTCGTCAACTTCGTGCGtttgatctttttcttcttgGTCCCCATTTGCATCATGATTGGCTGCTACATAGTCATCGTGGACAATCTGATCCATGGCAGAACCTCTAAACTCAAGCCTAAAGTGAAGCAGAAGTCTATCCGCATCATCATCACGTTGATCATCCAGGTGTTGGTGTGCTTTGTGCCGTTCCACGTGTGTCTGGTTGTGCGTTTGCTGGGAGATGACGAAGATGGCGGGTTCAGCACATGGGCGGTCTTCACCACTTTCCTTATGAACCTGAGCACCGTGTTGGACATCATTCTGTACTACATAGTCTCCAAACAGTTCCAGGACAGAGTGATTAGCGTGATTCTGTACAGGAACTATCTGCGGAGCGTGAGGCGGAAGagcagacacacgcacacaggcaGCATCCGATCGATGAGCAACCTGACCAGCGCGATGATATGA